A region from the Mya arenaria isolate MELC-2E11 chromosome 2, ASM2691426v1 genome encodes:
- the LOC128216375 gene encoding WD repeat-containing protein on Y chromosome-like — MLKGAHERRVSRSIQPVSFVRAVDDFGEKQKMPSNTIQPQRRTSRAPLGFGRRDLIALQKLQERIETPEQVDDEKLLRKLQKIFDAKEEEEETGLTIDEFEAAMRNTVGRHSTKDEIELLFMKVDANCDGAVDWEEYVTYNLLEYKEKTRMLEMLREKPFPNEIQDIDSRHRDTIVKILFYPAVRKSGSKSGSVDLKVGKYMTLSKEGTLGLWTLGMRNLKYYNANHYTNRNTQPWFTDMVAMYNVNMLAITSTDRDITIFDLSGKKFTMRYYLTGFESCITAMDYWVDFEDMNNALLLLGDQSGSVFCLMFDSSLRGGPFGTVNGKKNTCKRIIFPEVLRGFSFGVKAQKKSNIHNDWVNKVQYLPDINCFLSSCQCPQTALFFGDFNGKKSHVYFKVNKGILSFDYSQTLNIIVTGGMDYLLRVWNPYVNNKAIVLLKGHTKPVNHVIIYDSKNQVISIDKGRSLRVYDLRDQTCLQQISGRMIKFDPLPISAVYFNPVIPTTLLAANQIVMLEKRDDEEKCADIMSHNKPVVAALYSHVFGSTVSACQESVVSVWDTDTGDKLMQFVNAHSCVQRGVEVPVEITALCFDYNGRRLVTGARNGTVHVWNFNNGLRMQDFELPDGSAVTGVACTAHSIYTSGWGKIVHIYIDGASEDHRKSWKMRHKEDILCIAHFPPNLIATGGYDGDVVIWSRDTGQVYCRLNAFNSVKPVTECAPRHHGNLVNSSAKSQPKSTSSDESQMDVTHSKQWKKRKAKITRTFGMLASLQGHQRDEDEVCEHPLLDALDSKVFSTKEKTVHTRTEYDTLCKHYESAVEKILFLESREPLHKDTAIIVTSGAEGWIRFWSMHHEGGLLGQFNAAHQFGESVLAIKCDAAETFLVTGDTQGYVKVWDIMDFCISKNINMKEKRERIDYLRKSFTFYRVENYEGEKQFYTVPDHLKNVFANRPPPASSEPGRTLRYPPLVNSFRAHTSCIHSVEYVSHRQILITASRDCSVRMWTINGQYIGTFGGQAWKSLPKVVDNEYFLAQIPNDIKRTGSARTLKVMHGGKTPRWQSAISILRERGFKRLKKQFDHLQPTAEARDESDHGDGDFVTSDILGKSYKRTTRHRMAPKLPKFIETPGSVAVYHALSFVELTPVEKNNRIMKEIHDRRAGNIALNRLRGVQNRKQDQPGFMSLFTKMVTKPKTSPRKPPPANRMKKVAERFQGPIQTESAQQQQAQKQQQLSVLQKRAISTKKIKNLEKHADDTSQNEDQSRQSRAEIADETMEEFDFPLERHVCFLSD, encoded by the exons atgttgaaagGCGCACACGAGAGGCGGGTTTCCAGGTCCATCCAACCTGTGTCCTTTGTCAGAGCTGTCGATGATTTCGGGGAAAAGCAGAAGATGCCTTCGAATACAATACAGCCACAGCGAAGAACTAGCAGAGCGCCTCTGGGATTCGGGCGCCGTGATCTGATTGCGCTTCAGAAACTACAGGAAAGAATAGAAACACCCGAACAGGTTGATGATGAAAAActtttaagaaaacttcaaaaaatatttgatgcCAAAGAGGAGGAAGAAGAAACTGGTTTGACGATTGACGAGTTTGAAGCCGCTATGCGCAATACTGTTGGTCGCCACAGCACAAAGGACGAAATTGAACTGCTGTTCATGAAAGTTGACGCAAACTGCGACGGTGCTGTGGATTGGGAGGAATATGTGACCTATAATTTACttgaatataaagaaaagaCGCGCATGTTAGAAATGTTGCGAGAGAAACCATTTCCTAATGAAATCCAAGACATCGATAGCAGACATCGCGATACCATtgttaaaatcttgttttatcCAGCCGTTAGAAAAAGTGGATCCAAAAGTGGTTCAGTAGACCTGAAAGTTGGCAAATACATGACCTTAAGCAAAGAAGGTACACTTGGCCTTTGGACTCTCGGGATGCGGAACTTGAAATACTACAATGCCAACCATTACACAAACAGAAACACGCAGCCCTGGTTCACTGATATGGTCGCGATGTATAATGTGAACATGCTAGCTATCACTTCTACCGATCGCGATATCACCATATTTGATTTGTCTGGCAAAAAGTTTACAATGCGCTACTATTTGACTGGTTTCGAAAGCTGCATTACTGCCATGGACTACTGGGTTGACTTCGAAGACATGAACAATGCATTATTGCTGCTGGGCGACCAATCTGGCAGTGTATTTTGTCTAATGTTCGACTCGTCTCTGCGTGGTGGGCCATTTGGGACCGTGAACGGCAAAAAGAACACATGTAAGCGTATCATTTTTCCGGAAGTGCTCCGAGGATTCTCGTTTGGCGTAAAGGCACAGAAAAAGAGCAACATACACAATGATTGGGTAAACAAAGTGCAATATCTCCCTGATATCAACTGTTTTCTGTCTTCATGTCAGTGCCCCCAGACTGCGCTGTTTTTCGGGGACTTTAATGGCAAGAAATCGCACGTGTACTTTAAGGTGAATAAAGGTATCCTCAGTTTTGACTACTCCCAGACACTGAACATTATAGTGACGGGCGGCATGGACTACTTGCTGAGAGTGTGGAACCCGTACGTAAACAACAAGGCCATCGTTCTCTTAAAGGGTCACACTAAACCGGTAAACCACGTCATCATCTATGATTCCAAGAACCAAGTTATAAGCATCGACAAAGGGCGATCACTCAGGGTGTATGACCTACGGGACCAAACTTGCCTTCAACAAATCAGCGGTCGCATGATCAAGTTTGATCCCCTCCCAATATCGGCGGTGTATTTCAACCCGGTGATACCGACGACGCTGCTGGCAGCGAACCAGATAGTGATGCTGGAGAAGCGCGATGATGAAGAGAAGTGCGCGGATATCATGTCCCACAACAAGCCCGTGGTGGCCGCGCTCTACAGTCATGTGTTCGGCTCCACGGTGAGCGCATGTCAGGAGTCTGTGGTAAGCGTATGGGACACAGACACGGGGGACAAGCTTATGCAATTCGTGAACGCACACAGCTGCGTGCAGAGGGGAGTAGAGGTTCCGGTGGAGATAACTGCTCTGTGTTTTGACTACAATGGTCGACGGCTGGTAACTGGCGCAAGAAACGGAACTGTGCACGTGTGGAATTTTAACAATGGCTTGCGAATGCAGGACTTCGAACTCCCCGACGGCTCAGCGGTGACTGGAGTTGCATGCACCGCACATAGTATATACACCAGCGGTTGGGGGAAAATCGTACACATCTACATTGACGGTGCCAGCGAGGACCACCGAAAAAGCTGGAAAATGCGTCACAAGGAGGACATCCTGTGTATCGCGCACTTTCCACCCAACCTCATCGCGACTGGCGGCTACGACGGGGACGTAGTGATCTGGTCACGTGACACTGGTCAGGTTTACTGTCGTCTGAACGCGTTCAACAGCGTCAAACCGGTGACGGAGTGTGCACCGCGACACCATGGCAACCTGGTAAATTCTTCAGCAAAATCGCAACCGAAATCAACCAGCAGTGACGAATCACAGATGGATGTGACCCATTCGAAACAGTGGAAGAAGCGTAAAGCTAAAATAACGCGCACTTTTGGTATGCTAGCAAGCCTTCAGGGTCATCAACGAGACGAAGATGAAGTGTGTGAGCACCCTCTTTTAGACGCTCTGGATTCCAAAGTGTTCAGCACCAAAGAAAAGACAGTACACACTAGAACCGAGTACGACACATTATGTAAACACTACGAGTCCGCTGTGGAGAAAATACTATTTCTGGAAAGCCGGGAGCCGCTACACAAGGACACGGCCATCATCGTGACGAGTGGCGCCGAGGGCTGGATCCGGTTCTGGTCAATGCACCACGAGGGCGGGCTTCTTGGCCAGTTTAACGCCGCCCATCAGTTCGGAGAAAGCGTCCTTGCCATCAAGTGTGACGCTGCCGAGACTTTCTTGGTCACAGGCGACACCCAGGGCTACGTTAAAGTTTGGGATATCATGGACTTCTGCATTTCaaagaacataaatatgaaagagAAGAGAGAGCGTATTGACTATCTAAGAAagtcttttacattttacagaGTGGAAAACTACGAGGGCGAGAAGCAGTTTTATACCGTTCCTGATCACTTGAAGAATGTGTTCGCCAACCGTCCTCCTCCCGCATCTAGTGAGCCGGGTCGCACGCTCCGCTACCCACCGCTCGTCAACTCCTTCCGGGCGCACACGAGTTGTATTCACAGTGTTGAGTATGTGAGCCACCGCCAAATTCTCATTACAGCAAGCAGGGACTGTTCCGTCCGGATGTGGACGATCAATGGTCAGTACATCGGCACGTTCGGTGGTCAGGCATGGAAATCTCTCCCAAAAGTCGTGGATAACGAATACTTTCTGGCGCAG ATTCCCAACGATATCAAACGAACGGGGTCTGCACGGACGCTGAAGGTAATGCATGGCGGGAAGACGCCCCGGTGGCAGAGTGCTATATCCATCCTGCGCGAAAGGGGCTTCAAGCGTCTCAAAAAGCAGTTTGACCACCTGCAACCCACTGCCGAGGCGAGGGATGAATCGGATCACGGGGACGGAGACTTTGTGACCAGTGATATCCTGGGCAAGTCATACAAGCGGACCACCCGGCACCGGATGGCACCTAAGCTTCCCAAGTTCATAGAGACCCCTGGATCG GTTGCGGTATACCACGCCTTGTCGTTTGTGGAGCTGACGCCGGTTGAGAAGAACAACCGTATCATGAAAGAGATTCATGACCGCCGGGCTGGCAACATCGCCCTTAACCGCCTACGGGGTGTGCAGAACCGAAAACAGGACCAGCCCGGCTTCATGTCCTTGTTCACTAAGATGGTTacaaaacccaaaacctctCCACGTAAACCGCCACCGGCAAACCGTATGAAGAAAGTCGCGGAAAGGTTTCAAGGTCCCATTCAAACGGAATCTGCCCAGCAGCAGCAGGCGCAGAAACAGCAGCAGTTATCCGTCCTACAAAAACGGGCAATATCAACtaagaaaatcaaaaatctcgAAAAACATGCAGACGACACATCTCAGAACGAGGATCAGTCTAGGCAGTCACGTGCCGAGATTGCAGACGAGACAATGGAGGAGTTTGACTTTCCACTTGAGCGCCACGTCTGTTTTTTGTCCGACTAA